GAGCTGACATGGTAGAGATCAAGACGGACGAGTCCCTGGCCGCCATGCGCGTCACGGGGCGGATCGTCGCCCGCGCGCTCACCGCGGTGCGGGAGGCCGCCTCCGTCGGCGTGACGCTGCGCGAACTGGACGCCGTGGCCCGCGCGGTGCTGGCCGAGGCGGGCGCGGGCTCGCCGTTCCTGGACTATCACCCCGCCTGGGCGCCGGTGCCCTTCCCCGCCGTCATCTGCGCGTCGGTCAACGACACGATCGTGCACGGCATCCCCGACGACTACGCGCTCCGCGACGGCGATCTCGTGAGCATCGACTGCGGCGCGACGGCGGGCGGCTGGGCCGGCGACTCGGCGGTCAGCTTCACCGTCGGCCGGGGCAGCCCCGCCGACGCCCGGCTCGTCGGTACGGCCTTCGAGGCGCTGGACGCGGGCATCGCGGCGGCCCTCGTCGGCAACCGCGTCGGGGACATCGCGCACGCGATCGGCCGCGTCTGCCGGGCGGCCGGGTACGGCATCCCGGACGGCTTCGGCGGCCACGGTGTCGGCCGCGCCATGCACGAGGACCCGGGTGTGCCGAACGAGGGCAGGCCGGGGCGGGGCGTACCGCTGCGGCACGGCATGGTGATCGCGATCGAGCCGATGCTGATCGCGGGCGGCACCGACG
Above is a window of Streptomyces sp. NBC_01498 DNA encoding:
- the map gene encoding type I methionyl aminopeptidase gives rise to the protein MVEIKTDESLAAMRVTGRIVARALTAVREAASVGVTLRELDAVARAVLAEAGAGSPFLDYHPAWAPVPFPAVICASVNDTIVHGIPDDYALRDGDLVSIDCGATAGGWAGDSAVSFTVGRGSPADARLVGTAFEALDAGIAAALVGNRVGDIAHAIGRVCRAAGYGIPDGFGGHGVGRAMHEDPGVPNEGRPGRGVPLRHGMVIAIEPMLIAGGTDDHYTASDGWSIRTSDGSRAAHAEHTVAITHEGPRILTAL